A window of the Physeter macrocephalus isolate SW-GA chromosome 7, ASM283717v5, whole genome shotgun sequence genome harbors these coding sequences:
- the TMPRSS11E gene encoding transmembrane protease serine 11E isoform X2 has translation MSQKIESMVKNAFHKSSLRQAFVKSHIIKFSQKEHGVLAHMLMIFRFPSTEDPETINKIIQRVLYEKLQDVVGPHKFNPELVEIKKINNTETDNFLNNCCGTRRNKTTRQSFRIVGGTQVQEGEWPWQASLQWDGFHRCGATLIDDTWLVSAAHCFRMYKDPARWTASFGVKIKPPKMKQGLRRIIVHEKYKYPSHDYDISVAELSSPVSYTNAVHRICLPDASHEFHPGDEMFVTGFGALRNDGSSQNQLRQVQVDLIDTKICNEHKAYNKAITPRMLCAGSLKGNRDACQGDSGGPLVSPDARDIWYLAGIVSWGDECGHPNKPGVYARVTAFRDWIASKTGV, from the exons gtgaaaaatgcatttcataaATCTTCACTGAGGCAAGCATTTGTGAAGTCTCACATTATCAAGTTCAG TCAAAAGGAACATGGAGTATTGGCTCATATGCTGATGATTTTTAGATTTCCCTCTACTGAGGATcctgaaaccataaataaaattattcaacgTGTTCTATATGAAAAGCTGCAAGATGTTGTAGGACCCCATAAATTCAATCCTGAATTAGTTGAAATTAAAA AAATCaacaatacagaaacagacaaCTTTCTGAACAATT GCTGTGGGACACGAAGGAACAAAACTACAAGACAGAGTTTCAGGATTGTTGGTGGGACACAGGTACAAGAGGGTGAATGGCCTTGGCAAGCTAGTCTGCAATGGGATGGTTTCCATCGCTGTGGAGCAACTTTGATCGATGACACATGGCTTGTGAGTGCGGCTCACTGCTTTAGAAT GTATAAGGACCCAGCCAGATGGACTGCTTCCTTTGGAGTAAAAATAAAGCCTCCAAAAATGAAACAAGGCCTCCGGAGGATAATTGTgcatgaaaaatacaaatatccatCACATGACTATGATATTTCAGTTGCAGAGCTTTCTAGCCCTGTTTCCTACACAAATGCAGTACACAGAATTTGTCTCCCTGATGCATCCCATGAATTTCACCCTGGTGATGAGATGTTTGTGACAGGATTTGGAGCACTGCGAAATGATG gaagCAGTCAAAATCAGCTTCGGCAAGTACAGGTGGATCTCATAGACACTAAAATCTGTAATGAACACAAAGCTTACAATAAGGCCATAACTCCTAGAATGTTATGTGCTGGCTCCTTGAAAGGAAACAGAGATGCGTGCCAG GGTGACTCCGGAGGACCACTGGTTAGTCCAGATGCTAGAGATATCTGGTACCTCGCTGGAATAGTGAGCTGGGGAGACGAATGTGGGCATCCCAATAAACCCGGTGTTTATGCTAGAGTGACTGCCTTCCGGGACTGGATCGCTTCCAAAACTGGTGTCTGA
- the LOC102978259 gene encoding LOW QUALITY PROTEIN: RNA-binding protein with serine-rich domain 1-like (The sequence of the model RefSeq protein was modified relative to this genomic sequence to represent the inferred CDS: inserted 1 base in 1 codon) produces MHLSGVKKKSLLGVKEKNKKSSTRAPSPTKCKDRSDKKSKDHSKDKGATKESSENXLGRDKTRTRRSASSGTSSTRSRSSSTSSSGSSSSSSSSSGSPSPSRRRQDNRRHSRSKSKLPRRDEKERKRRSPSPQPTKVHIGRLTRNVTKDHIMEIFSTYGKIKMIDVPVESMHPHLFKDYAYVEFENPDEAEKALKHMDGGQIDGQEITATAVLAPWPRPPPRRFSPPRRMLPPPPMWRRSPPRMRRRSRSPRRRSPSRRSHRSRSSFNSSRHAGPPKLCPVTCIPSNSLLSLF; encoded by the exons ATGCATTTATCAGGAGTGAAAAAGAAGAGCTTGCTAGGagtcaaagaaaagaataaaaagtccaGCACTAGGGCTCCTTCTCCTACCAAATGCAAAGACCGCTCTGATAAGAAGTCCAAGGATCACTCTAAAGATAAGGGGGCCACCAAGGAGTCAAGCGAGA ATCTTGGCAGGGATAAAACGCGAACGAGGCGCAGCGCTTCCAGTGGTACCAGCAGCACAAGGTCTCGGTCCAGCTCGACCTCCAGCTcgggctccagctccagctccagcagcTCCTCTGGCTCTCCGAGTCCTTCTCGGCGCAGGCAGGACAACAGGCGGCATTCACGCTCCAAATCCAAACTACCcagaagagatgaaaaggaaaggaaaaggcgGAGCCCTTCCCCTCAACCCACCAAAGTGCACATTGGAAGGCTCACTAGGAATGTGACCAAGGATCATATCATGGAGATATTCTCCACCTatgggaaaattaaaatgattgacGTGCCTGTAGAAAGTATGCACCCGCATCTGTTTAAAGACTACGCATATGTGGAGTTTGAGAATCCAGATGAGGCCGAGAAGGCGCTGAAGCACATGGACGG AGGACAAATCGATGGCCAGGAGATCACTGCCACTGCTGTGCTGGCCCCGTGGCCTCGGCCACCCCCCAGGCGATTCAGCCCTCCCAGGAGAATGCTGCCACCGCCTCCCATGTGGCGCAGGTCACCCCCACGGATGAGGAGAAGGTCGCGTTCTCCTCGGCGCAGGTCCCCCAGCCGCCGCAGCCACAGGAGCCGCTCCAGCTTCAACTCCTCCCGACACGCAGGGCCACCGAAGCTCTGCCCTGTGACTTGCATCCCATCCAACTCACTTTTGTCACTTTTCTAG